The Ipomoea triloba cultivar NCNSP0323 chromosome 14, ASM357664v1 region CAAGcacataaaacaaaataaaacacaagATCATTCGTAATTCTAGAAACACTTCAATAATTTCAAGAAACCTTCAATCACAATAACAAAACAACACCAAACAACCTTCCAaaatcatgcatgcatgtaggCACAAGAGCCAATCACTACCCCCACTCCACCCCAATTCAGCTAACAGACACAATTAACGTTGTTCCGACACTCCTAGTGAGCTAATTAAGGTTGTAGCTAGCTAGGCTAGGCTAGGCTAGGCTGCAGTGTGGTCTGCTTTTGTGGTGGAATGATGGGTGGGTGCTGGGTATTTGAGAGCATTGAGTTGAACCTTTCTGAGAGCAGCTTTGCCAAGATCAATCCCACACATATCAGAGAGTCTGATGAGGTAAAGCAAAACATCTGAGAGCTCTTCTCCAAGGTGAACCTTTTCTGCTTCATCCCAATCTGGGAGACCCTTTGCCACCTCTCCTTTCCATTGGAATATTTCAGACAGTTCTCCAACTTCCCCTACCTGTCATGTCAAAATCACCACATAAAATCCACTGGTTTTAGTCTTCATGTGTATGGGATAAAGATTCCTTAAGATTAGTCCAAGGTTAATGTGGTGGATGGGACACATGTTGTGTATTGGATCATAAGTAAAatcactttcttttttttttgaaaatataatgtaaCTAGTTGTAAGAAGGCTTGCAACCCAAAATTAAAGGGATGCCGGTTTGCGTTTAGCCTAGAGGTTTAGTGGAGGAGTATATTTGGAGGAGTACTTTTCGAGATGTCACTCAATAGTAAGAGGAGTACATTGCGAGATGTTACTCAACGACATTGGAGGACATGATTCAATAGCAAGAGAAAAACATCGTGAGATGTGACTTAGTGGTCGGGGGAAGTACATCTCAAGTTGTGACttaacaacaaaaagaaaaagcacaCATTTCAAGTTGTGACTCAACGGCCGAGAGAAGGGCATCTCGGGTTGTGACTCAGTGGCCTAGAGTACATCACAAGATGTAACTTAGACGTCAGTACATCATGGGATGTGACTCCACCGACACAGAATGTGACTCAACATACAGCACACAGATTTTTATATATAACGGGACAAATTCATATTTCTCCTATCAATAAGATTTAAAGTCTGTAACTCTTAACAAAGTAGATTATTAACCCTAATTTAATTGATAAACCAATTGATTTATGGGAAACATTTCCATCTCACACcaataaatataatgaaaaagtAAAGTACCATAGCAAGAAGAAGATTTCTAGGGATGTGGTACTTTTCCCAGTCTCTTTCTTTagcaaaatcctccattttcttcttgAGAAGCTCAAGGCTCACCTCCTCCATGCCCTCTGATCTTTTCAAACACAAGAAAATTGCAGACAAGATTGGAAGATAGAAGGAGAAGAGAAGATCTGTGTTGGAACATGGAAGAGTTGGCATGTATTTATAGTTGGAATACCAGGAAAACTGGGTACCTCTATTGGTGGCCTCATTAGTCAAAATTGTAATCTAatctaataaatattttaccATTCAAGACTTTATTGCTAgctgtattttaattttatttgtgatcaattaattaatactatagatttttttccaaaaaaaaaaaaatcattttcgtAAAGGGAAAAACGTTATTTTTCTATTGTTTATCGTGTTTAAAAggaaatttctttatttttattgggtattcaattttagtattttacta contains the following coding sequences:
- the LOC116005058 gene encoding dCTP pyrophosphatase 1-like, producing the protein MEEVSLELLKKKMEDFAKERDWEKYHIPRNLLLAMVGEVGELSEIFQWKGEVAKGLPDWDEAEKVHLGEELSDVLLYLIRLSDMCGIDLGKAALRKVQLNALKYPAPTHHSTTKADHTAA